One Gossypium hirsutum isolate 1008001.06 chromosome A11, Gossypium_hirsutum_v2.1, whole genome shotgun sequence genomic window carries:
- the LOC107912703 gene encoding probable calcium-binding protein CML23 has protein sequence MATFLGSMEDMRAVFNKFDKNGDGKICRDELKSTLSALGFAFSSDEVDLVMLEMDKDGNGYIDVEEFIAFHGIFGIDGDENQCDNKELKDAFDIYDLNKDGLISANELHAVLKRLGEKYSLSDCQRMISQVDKDGDGSVDFEEFKKMMMNNS, from the coding sequence ATGGCGACTTTTTTAGGATCAATGGAAGATATGAGGGCAGTATTCAACAAATTCGACAAAAATGGCGACGGAAAGATCTGTCGCGATGAACTAAAATCGACCCTAAGTGCCTTAGGTTTCGCATTCTCTTCCGACGAAGTTGATCTGGTAATGTTGGAGATGGACAAAGATGGCAATGGCTATATCGATGTAGAAGAATTTATTGCTTTCCATGGAATCTTCGGCATCGATGGAGACGAAAACCAGTGTGATAACAAAGAATTGAAAGACGCGTTCGACATATACGATCTGAATAAGGACGGGTTGATTTCGGCTAACGAGTTGCATGCTGTGTTGAAAAGGTTGGGAGAGAAGTATTCGTTGAGTGATTGTCAAAGAATGATCAGTCAGGTCGATAAGGATGGCGACGGTAGCGTTGATTTTGAAGAGTttaagaagatgatgatgaataaTTCTTAA